In the genome of Actinomadura graeca, one region contains:
- a CDS encoding SpoIIE family protein phosphatase, giving the protein MTEDANGTSPRSPGETPAASAVPPADALGVDGDASNVGRLAATVDRLRRKVQQAQATADGRGVLELAKGVLVERLRCGPAEAARHLEALAADAGLAPLELAAEIINQAARDRVTEATQSFLRLTADDADPNGPEGASGGAAAVAARLRTAESGVLAAPDAQAVAESLLEHALRPLGAVAVAVWAAGADASLTLAGAAGFGAEEAARWRYVPPGVATPARTALVERSPVWSVPGAGDGLPSIGHPALPGGGRVTVPAGTGGRIIGVLEICWPGPPEPRSPRIERQVEALAELCARTLETWPGDGPADAGDPRPGLGELVDLADALHDPAFVLVPHHDGAGGLADFRIHHVNDHFVDLAGRPRGSVMGSLLLEAYPFAADHGGLLEKIERVHATGEPFRAGKMTLTALVDEVPLKTVADVSIIRHAGAVLLVSRVEDEATRLASLLQHAQRLGRIGGFEENRVTGQITWNGQLYDLYGLAKDAPPPPLTALPAHAHPDDEPAIGRFLRALLHHCKPASAAFRLQRPDGIVRHLRVVAEPVLDGAGHLLAVRGAYQDVSAQHWTEVALAATRDRLAHSEQEAAERNRLALQLQRAIMPPSRGPVEAAGLRVAVRYRPAEHDHLVGGDWYDAVRLPSGEILLGVGDVAGHGIDAATGMVVLRNAMRGLAATGAGPGQLLGWLNLVAHHLTDHVTATALCGLYDPGTRVLRWARAGHPPPVLVRGGEAGALPAVGGMLLGALEDSEYDEGTIDLEADDVLLMYTDGLVERRDGSEQDALAHLLSTARQPAINLEARLDHLLTHSNADTDDDTCLVGIHLPPEPAARP; this is encoded by the coding sequence ATGACCGAGGACGCCAACGGGACGTCCCCGCGGAGCCCGGGGGAGACCCCGGCCGCGTCGGCCGTCCCGCCCGCCGACGCCCTCGGCGTGGACGGGGACGCCTCGAACGTCGGGCGTCTCGCCGCCACGGTGGACCGGCTCCGGAGGAAGGTCCAGCAGGCCCAGGCGACCGCGGACGGGCGGGGCGTCCTCGAACTGGCCAAGGGCGTGCTGGTGGAGCGGCTCCGCTGCGGCCCGGCGGAGGCGGCCCGGCATCTGGAGGCCCTCGCCGCCGACGCGGGCCTGGCCCCGCTGGAGCTCGCCGCGGAGATCATCAACCAGGCGGCCCGGGACCGCGTCACCGAGGCGACGCAGAGCTTCCTCCGGCTGACCGCGGACGACGCCGACCCGAACGGGCCGGAAGGCGCCTCGGGCGGGGCCGCCGCCGTCGCCGCGCGGCTGCGCACCGCCGAGAGCGGCGTGCTGGCCGCCCCCGACGCCCAGGCGGTGGCCGAGTCGCTGCTGGAGCACGCGCTGCGGCCGCTCGGCGCGGTCGCCGTCGCCGTCTGGGCCGCGGGCGCCGACGCGTCGCTCACGCTGGCGGGGGCGGCGGGGTTCGGCGCCGAGGAGGCCGCCCGCTGGCGCTACGTCCCGCCCGGCGTGGCGACGCCCGCGCGCACGGCGCTCGTGGAGCGGTCGCCGGTGTGGTCGGTCCCCGGCGCCGGGGACGGCCTTCCCTCCATCGGCCACCCCGCGCTGCCGGGCGGCGGCCGGGTGACCGTCCCCGCCGGGACGGGCGGCCGCATCATCGGCGTCCTGGAGATCTGCTGGCCCGGCCCGCCGGAGCCGCGCTCCCCGCGGATCGAGCGGCAGGTGGAGGCCCTGGCCGAACTGTGCGCCCGCACCCTGGAGACCTGGCCGGGGGACGGCCCGGCGGACGCGGGGGACCCGCGGCCCGGGCTGGGGGAGCTGGTCGACCTGGCGGACGCGCTGCACGACCCCGCCTTCGTCCTCGTCCCGCACCACGACGGCGCGGGAGGGCTGGCCGACTTCCGCATCCACCATGTCAACGACCACTTCGTCGACCTCGCGGGACGGCCGCGCGGCTCCGTCATGGGATCGCTGCTGCTGGAGGCGTACCCGTTCGCCGCCGACCACGGCGGGCTGCTGGAGAAGATCGAAAGGGTCCACGCGACCGGCGAGCCGTTCCGCGCCGGGAAGATGACGCTCACCGCCCTCGTCGACGAGGTGCCGCTGAAGACCGTCGCCGACGTCAGCATCATCCGGCACGCCGGCGCGGTCCTGCTCGTCTCGCGGGTGGAGGACGAGGCCACCCGCCTGGCGAGCCTCCTGCAGCACGCGCAGCGCCTCGGCCGCATCGGCGGCTTCGAGGAGAACCGCGTCACCGGGCAGATCACCTGGAACGGCCAGCTCTACGACCTCTACGGGCTGGCCAAGGACGCCCCTCCGCCGCCGCTCACCGCCCTGCCGGCGCACGCGCATCCCGACGACGAGCCCGCCATCGGCCGGTTCCTGCGCGCGCTGCTGCACCACTGCAAACCGGCGTCGGCGGCGTTCCGCCTGCAGCGTCCCGACGGGATCGTCCGGCACCTGCGGGTCGTCGCCGAGCCCGTGCTCGACGGCGCCGGCCACCTGCTCGCGGTCCGCGGCGCCTACCAGGACGTCTCCGCGCAGCACTGGACGGAGGTCGCGCTCGCCGCGACCCGCGACCGGCTCGCCCACAGCGAGCAGGAGGCCGCTGAGCGCAACCGCCTCGCCCTGCAGCTCCAGCGCGCCATCATGCCGCCCTCGCGGGGACCGGTCGAGGCCGCCGGGCTGCGCGTCGCGGTCCGCTACCGTCCCGCCGAGCACGACCACCTGGTCGGCGGCGACTGGTACGACGCGGTCAGGCTCCCGTCCGGCGAGATCCTGCTGGGCGTCGGGGACGTCGCGGGGCACGGCATCGACGCCGCCACCGGCATGGTCGTGCTGCGCAACGCCATGCGCGGCCTCGCGGCCACGGGGGCGGGCCCCGGCCAGCTGCTGGGCTGGCTCAACCTCGTCGCCCATCACCTCACCGACCACGTCACCGCCACCGCCCTGTGCGGTCTCTACGACCCCGGGACCCGCGTCCTGCGCTGGGCGCGGGCCGGCCACCCGCCGCCCGTGCTGGTCCGCGGCGGGGAGGCCGGCGCGCTGCCCGCCGTCGGCGGGATGCTGCTCGGCGCCCTGGAGGACAGCGAGTACGACGAGGGCACGATCGACCTGGAAGCGGACGACGTCCTGCTGATGTACACCGACGGGCTCGTGGAGCGCAGGGACGGCTCCGAGCAGGACGCGCTCGCCCACCTGCTGTCGACGGCGCGGCAGCCGGCCATCAACCTGGAGGCGCGCCTGGACCACCTCCTCACCCACAGCAACGCCGACACCGACGACGACACCTGCCTGGTCGGCATCCACCTGCCGCCGGAGCCCGCCGCCCGGCCCTGA
- a CDS encoding PucR family transcriptional regulator codes for MPTGHEEAHSDPSSGGTEVRPFHSGTLGRGVPVSEVLSVSSLAGAQLVAGASGLHRTVQRLNVMEVPDILPWTKPNELLLTTGYPLREIPDRLAELVAQLHARRLAAVGVKLGRYLDRLPPEMLEAADRVGLPVIRLPDDVAFDDIINQVLTDILNRQAAVLARSEEAHRALVEVVLAGGGLDAITDQLSQILDGTALVTTPGGQVLAQSPPPQEDWPAGGPDLWDPDGRLRVERLKHGTGVPEERGAPVAMVPIIAGALDHGWIVLVAGGRLLEESDVHVLERAAATAALVITKELAVSAVESKYRGDFLHDLLAGHAGDTGHAVRHCASLGWDIDRPLIVLVAQLDPGEAPGPHARDLRSATERFAATWRRVVAEHDPKAAVVGYSQELVVVMGVPARGSPRETVRRMVAQLSGDGGVMGPFSTGVSRVVTEPALLPQAYAQARRAATVGQRMHGPGSVEDFDGLGVYRLLSLVPDSAELTGFMRETLRDLAFGDDPETADLRTTLQVLLDTNNVAETARILHFHYNTLRYRVGKLERLLGPFTTDPHLRLNLMLALQVQRMQGL; via the coding sequence GTGCCAACAGGTCATGAGGAAGCCCACTCTGACCCGTCGTCCGGCGGCACCGAGGTCAGGCCGTTCCACAGCGGCACGCTCGGACGCGGCGTGCCCGTCAGCGAGGTGCTCAGCGTGTCCAGCCTGGCGGGCGCGCAGCTGGTCGCCGGGGCGAGCGGCCTGCACCGCACCGTCCAGCGGCTGAACGTCATGGAGGTGCCCGACATCCTCCCCTGGACCAAGCCCAACGAGCTGCTGCTCACCACCGGCTACCCGCTGCGCGAGATCCCGGACCGGCTCGCCGAGCTCGTGGCCCAGCTGCACGCGCGCCGCCTGGCCGCCGTCGGCGTCAAGCTCGGCCGGTACCTGGACCGGCTCCCGCCCGAGATGCTGGAGGCCGCCGACCGGGTCGGGCTGCCCGTGATCCGGCTGCCCGACGACGTCGCGTTCGACGACATCATCAACCAGGTGCTCACCGACATCCTCAACCGGCAGGCCGCCGTCCTCGCCCGCTCGGAGGAGGCGCACCGCGCGCTGGTCGAGGTCGTCCTGGCCGGGGGCGGTCTCGACGCCATCACCGACCAGCTCAGCCAGATCCTCGACGGCACCGCGCTGGTCACCACGCCGGGCGGCCAGGTGCTGGCCCAGTCGCCTCCCCCGCAGGAGGACTGGCCGGCGGGCGGCCCCGACCTGTGGGATCCCGACGGGCGCCTGCGCGTCGAACGCCTCAAGCACGGCACCGGCGTCCCGGAGGAGCGCGGCGCCCCCGTCGCCATGGTGCCGATCATCGCCGGGGCCCTCGACCACGGGTGGATCGTGCTCGTCGCGGGCGGGCGCCTGCTGGAGGAGAGCGACGTGCACGTGCTGGAGCGGGCCGCGGCCACGGCCGCGCTGGTCATCACCAAGGAGCTCGCGGTCAGCGCCGTGGAGAGCAAGTACCGGGGCGACTTCCTGCACGACCTCCTGGCCGGCCACGCGGGCGACACCGGCCACGCGGTGCGGCACTGCGCCTCGCTCGGCTGGGACATCGACCGGCCGCTGATCGTCCTCGTCGCCCAGCTCGACCCGGGCGAGGCGCCCGGGCCCCACGCCCGCGACCTGCGCTCGGCGACCGAGCGGTTCGCCGCCACCTGGCGCCGCGTGGTGGCCGAGCACGACCCGAAGGCGGCCGTCGTCGGCTACAGCCAGGAGCTGGTCGTCGTGATGGGCGTACCCGCTCGCGGGTCGCCCCGCGAGACGGTGCGCCGGATGGTCGCCCAGCTCTCCGGCGACGGCGGTGTCATGGGACCGTTCTCCACCGGCGTCAGCCGGGTCGTCACCGAGCCCGCGCTACTGCCCCAGGCGTACGCGCAGGCGCGGCGCGCGGCCACCGTGGGCCAGCGGATGCACGGGCCGGGATCGGTGGAGGACTTCGACGGCCTCGGCGTGTACCGGCTGCTCAGCCTCGTCCCGGACTCCGCCGAGCTGACGGGCTTCATGCGGGAGACGCTGCGCGACCTGGCGTTCGGCGACGACCCGGAGACCGCCGACCTGCGCACCACGCTCCAGGTGCTCCTCGACACGAACAACGTCGCCGAGACGGCGCGGATCCTGCACTTCCACTACAACACGCTGAGGTACCGCGTCGGCAAGCTGGAGCGGCTCCTCGGCCCGTTCACCACCGACCCGCACCTGCGGCTGAACCTGATGCTCGCGCTCCAGGTCCAGCGCATGCAGGGCCTCTGA
- a CDS encoding DUF2877 domain-containing protein yields MPGAASRRLRAVLMGPLRPARVLGVFPAVVYLLHEGGAVVAVCATDAVRLPNSVVLAAPRAAAPFADVEVTGPAWLGAGRLRAGPLAVTVTRWWTPRRPLPVSGTDALGAGLGVLEAAMVPSGLPQAALADLDGLVGGAGQGDLDRAARAASRLVGLGPGLTPSGDDVLAGFLVAHRHLTPPAHPLAGFAGALAARLGAVADGRTTALSADLLGHAARGEGCPQLIGLVEAVAGHASVASRLGDLLPVGHTSGADLALGVAAAARAVLGTDAPPPAPRPGPPWPLVRCPSRAASDTPLAGPVPPYPLGEEIS; encoded by the coding sequence ATGCCCGGCGCCGCCTCGCGGCGGCTGCGCGCGGTCCTGATGGGCCCGCTCCGTCCCGCCCGGGTGCTCGGGGTCTTCCCGGCCGTGGTCTACCTGCTCCACGAGGGCGGCGCGGTGGTCGCGGTGTGCGCCACGGACGCCGTCCGGCTGCCGAACTCGGTGGTGCTCGCGGCGCCCCGCGCGGCCGCCCCGTTCGCGGACGTCGAGGTCACCGGCCCGGCGTGGCTGGGCGCCGGGAGGCTGCGCGCGGGACCGCTGGCGGTGACCGTGACCCGCTGGTGGACGCCCCGCCGCCCGCTTCCGGTGTCCGGCACGGACGCGCTGGGCGCCGGCCTCGGCGTCCTGGAGGCCGCCATGGTGCCCAGCGGGCTGCCGCAGGCCGCGCTCGCGGACCTGGACGGCCTCGTCGGCGGCGCGGGGCAGGGCGATCTCGACCGCGCGGCGCGCGCGGCGTCCCGCCTGGTCGGCCTCGGCCCCGGGCTGACGCCCAGCGGAGACGACGTCCTGGCGGGCTTCCTGGTCGCCCACCGCCACCTGACGCCGCCCGCGCACCCGCTCGCCGGCTTCGCCGGCGCGCTCGCCGCCCGTCTCGGCGCCGTGGCGGACGGCCGGACGACCGCGCTCTCGGCGGACCTGCTCGGGCACGCCGCCCGGGGCGAGGGCTGCCCGCAGCTGATCGGGCTGGTCGAGGCGGTCGCCGGCCACGCGTCCGTGGCCTCGCGGCTGGGCGACCTGCTGCCGGTCGGCCACACCTCGGGCGCGGACCTCGCGCTCGGCGTGGCGGCGGCCGCCCGGGCGGTGCTGGGCACGGACGCGCCGCCCCCCGCGCCCCGCCCCGGCCCGCCGTGGCCGCTCGTCCGGTGCCCGTCCAGGGCGGCCTCGGACACCCCCCTTGCCGGCCCGGTACCCCCATATCCCCTAGGAGAGGAAATTTCGTGA
- a CDS encoding FdrA family protein, which yields MSSALEVRRGTYRDSVSLMEVSRSVTAVDGVDQALVAMATELNLALLAGMGFEAPDGAGPNDLLIAIRAADDETLGRARQVLEEVLDAPVPAPPRDGARGGEAPRTVRTAAAAAVRASLALVSVPGRHAFAEAMDALESGLNVLVFSDNVPVGHEVRLKEAARARGRLVMGPDCGTVVVGGVGLGFANAVRPGPVGVVAASGTGAQQLMCLLHAAGSGVGHCLGVGGRDLSEQVGGRSTRQALALLDADPGTGLIVVVSKPPAPAVAAEVARFAATLSTPVQLAFLGRGQDDLTAAATKALAALGHGHPGWPSWLPDRPPAPRPGALRGLFCGGTLCDEAMVIAAGALGPIASNIPLEPGWALPPDHRPGGHLMIDFGDDALTAGRAHPMIDPGLRLERLAEELADPATGAVLLDVVIGTGAHPDPAAGVASALRAAGPGAPPVVVSLCGTDLDAQGLHAQARALADAGAEVYLSNAEAARRAVALIEESGAEGPRA from the coding sequence GTGAGCAGCGCTTTGGAAGTGCGCCGCGGAACATACCGCGATTCGGTGAGCCTGATGGAGGTGAGCCGCTCGGTCACCGCGGTGGACGGAGTCGACCAGGCCCTGGTGGCCATGGCGACCGAGCTGAACCTTGCCCTGCTGGCCGGGATGGGTTTCGAGGCACCGGACGGAGCGGGCCCCAACGACCTGCTGATCGCGATCCGGGCGGCCGACGACGAGACGCTCGGCCGGGCCCGCCAGGTGCTGGAAGAGGTCCTGGACGCGCCCGTGCCGGCCCCGCCGCGCGACGGCGCCCGCGGCGGCGAGGCGCCCCGGACGGTGCGCACGGCCGCCGCGGCGGCCGTGCGCGCCAGCCTCGCCCTGGTGTCGGTCCCCGGCCGGCACGCGTTCGCCGAGGCCATGGACGCGCTGGAGTCCGGGCTGAACGTGCTGGTGTTCAGCGACAACGTGCCCGTCGGGCACGAGGTGCGCCTCAAGGAGGCCGCCCGCGCGCGCGGGCGGCTGGTGATGGGACCGGACTGCGGCACGGTGGTCGTCGGCGGGGTCGGGCTCGGCTTCGCCAACGCCGTGCGGCCGGGCCCCGTGGGCGTCGTCGCGGCCTCCGGCACCGGCGCGCAGCAGCTCATGTGCCTGCTGCACGCGGCGGGCTCGGGAGTCGGCCACTGCCTGGGCGTGGGCGGCCGTGACCTGTCGGAGCAGGTCGGGGGCCGCTCGACCCGGCAGGCGCTGGCCCTGCTGGACGCCGACCCGGGGACCGGGCTGATCGTCGTGGTGTCCAAGCCCCCGGCCCCCGCGGTGGCCGCCGAGGTCGCCCGGTTCGCGGCGACGCTGTCGACTCCCGTGCAACTGGCGTTCCTCGGCCGCGGCCAGGACGATCTGACCGCCGCGGCGACCAAGGCCCTGGCCGCGCTCGGCCACGGTCACCCGGGCTGGCCCTCGTGGCTGCCGGATCGTCCGCCGGCCCCGAGGCCCGGTGCGCTGCGCGGCCTGTTCTGCGGCGGGACGCTGTGCGATGAGGCCATGGTGATCGCCGCGGGCGCTTTGGGCCCGATCGCCTCGAACATCCCGCTGGAGCCCGGCTGGGCGCTTCCTCCCGATCACCGGCCCGGCGGCCACCTCATGATCGACTTCGGGGACGACGCGCTGACCGCCGGCCGCGCGCACCCCATGATCGACCCCGGCCTGCGCCTGGAGCGGCTGGCCGAGGAGCTCGCCGACCCGGCGACCGGCGCGGTCCTGCTGGACGTGGTCATCGGGACGGGCGCCCACCCCGATCCGGCGGCGGGCGTGGCCTCGGCGCTGCGGGCGGCCGGCCCGGGCGCGCCCCCCGTCGTCGTGTCGCTGTGCGGCACCGACCTGGACGCGCAGGGCCTGCACGCGCAGGCCCGCGCCCTGGCGGACGCCGGGGCCGAGGTGTACCTGTCCAACGCCGAGGCCGCCCGCCGGGCCGTGGCGCTCATCGAGGAATCCGGCGCAGAAGGGCCGCGCGCATGA